A stretch of DNA from Nitratireductor thuwali:
TATTCTGTGCGCTCAGTTCTCTTCTTTTCTAGAGAACAAACGCGCAAACATCCTTGCGAAGACATTTCCCACAATCTCGGCGCGATAGCCGCGGACGGTCATGTAAATCTCGACGAAGTTGGCGTCGGAACGTGCCATCTCTGTCACAGTGTTGATGAAAGCAGCCTCGTCACTGCTCACAACCGGCTTTCCAGCCCCATTGCAGATGTCCCTCTCGGATCTGCTGGCGCTGGCGGCCCCGAGCGCCGCCGATATGGGGTTCTGATTGAGCCTGTCCATGGTGGAACCTCGTCAAAGGCTTCAGAAGCGGTACAAATCTGTGCCGGATGCTTCCGACCAGGTCCGAGGCGGTACGATCGGCGTTACCGCCGATCCAGGGCGTTGAGCACGAGGCCTGCTTCAGCTCACGCCCTCCAGAAAGGTTTTTCCACTTCGGCGGCGACGTCGCATCTTGTGGCGACGATGTCCTGCCATTCCCGCCTTGACATCGATGCGAGTTGGCGCCGCTTCAGGGACCGGTCGCGCCAGATCGCGAGCAACGCGAGCGCCTCACGCATGATTCCGGCCGCAGTCCGAGAGCGCCTTTTCATGCGGCGGATGAACCCCTGGATTTGGCATCCGCGGCGAGGCGGTCGGAAGGGCATGGTCCCACACCTCTTCATTTTCCTGCTGGCCTACCGGTGTGCCGATTGCGACGCGGAGCCACAACCGAGAAGTTTTCACGTTGTTGGAGAGATTTTCACGACCGGCCATCGCGCTCGGCGACGCCGCTTGCAGCCGATTTTGAAGCGCTTTCGTGCGGAACCGGCCGAACCGGTCAAGGCGCGCCCCTCGAGCGACCGCCGATCACACCCAGCGCGCCAGTAGTTCGCGACATCGACGAGGTCGTCGAGAGGACCGCGCTGTTCCGATCGGTGAGGATCGGGCGCGGCGCGATAGCCTGGTCTTCGGCAGTGCCGCCGCGGCCAAACGCGCGCAGATCGCCGAGATCAGCGTCCGTTGGGCGGGTTTCGAATGCTTGCTCCTCGCCGTTCAGACGGCTCATGGGACGTCCCCGCCGAGTGAGCTGCCGTGGCAACGGCCTGGAGCATTGCCCGCTTGAGTGCTGCAAAGCACCGACGAACAATTTTCGCCCGCTCGATCCGTCCCTGGTGGCGGATTCGGTGAATTGCCTCCTGATCAATGCCGGAAGCACGACGCTGGAGGGTGGAGCCGTTCTGAGCATGATAGTTAGAAAAATTGCGCACCATATTGATCTTACCTCCGTTTATGAGACCCGTTAAATCTAGCAATCCGTGGAGGTTAGTGCTTGTCAGAAATGCTATGTCACTGTTAGTTTTTCTATCATGGCAAAACGAAACGATATCGCCTGGCTGCCGCTCAACTCGCTTCGTGCTTTCGCGGCGGTCCGTGAAACCGGCTCTGTCGGTGCTGCTGCGCAGACGCTCAAGGTGACGCATGGCGCGGTAAGCCAGCATCTGCGAGGCTTGGAAGACCGCTTGCAGCGCAAATTGTTCACCCGTTCCGGCAATCGCCTGGCCATGTCGCCGGAAGCTGAAGACCTGGCCGACAATCTGCTCCGGAATTTCCGGGCGATTGCCGGTGACATCGATCATTTTCGACGCGACGATAACATCCTCAATATCACCGTGACGCCGCATTTCGCCCAGCATTGGCTGCTGCCGCGCCTTGGCGCGTTTCTGCAGCGTCATCCTGAAATCGATCTGCGCATCAATGCCGATGCGACGGTGCATGATCTCGAACAAGGCGATTTCGATGCCGCAGTCAGGCATGGTGACGGCAACTGGCCAGGGGTGAACTGCGAAAGGCTCCTTGAAAGCAGGGATGTTGTCGTGGCGGCGCCTTCTGTTCTGGGGTCCGTTTCCGTTCAGACACCTCAGGATCTGACCAGGCTCCCATGGATTCTGGATGAGGACCGCGACATCGAAATGTCCAACTGGTTCGACGATCACGGCGTGGCCCATCAAGCTCATGCACGGATTGCCCGGCTGCCGAGCGCGCTGACGCTCGTGGCGGCACTTGACGGACATGGCGTGGCATGGCTGCCCCATGTTTATGCCGCGCCTTATCTGGCCAGCGGGCGCCTGGTGCAATTGTTCAGCGACGATCGGTGGCCGGCACGGAATATACGCCACTATTACCTGTGCTGGTCAGACAGCAAGAACCGCCCGGCTTTCAGGACGTTCCGGCAATGGATAAGGCGGCAACTTGCAGGATAGCCGGGTAACGAGGCCGTCTTCAGAGCGAGGCCCGAACGAACGCTTGCTGGACCACGGACGCCTCCCTGAACCCACTACGACAGGTTGCCGAACTTATCTGTGTAAGACGACACGGTTCGCTCAGCGTTCGTCTATTGCGCACGAAACGGATCATTTCGTAGCCCAAAAGAAGCCCTTGGCTCCTACTTCGGACAGCTGCCACCAGCGTATCGCTCGGACCACGACAGCGTCAGTCCAATGCGGGCGGCGGCGCATCGGCCGCGGTAGCCCACACGTGCAGCGACGGTCATTCATGCGCTCGCGCCGCGCGGCGACTTCGTTCTCGACACCGGCAGCGACAGGCCGATCGTGCTCTTGTCCGCCGGCATCGCTGCGACGCCGGTGGTTGCCATGCTCGACCACTTGACGGGCGATATGGCGGGGTGACCGCGCCAGCCCAGCCATTGACAGGATGAAGCTCCTATGTGCTCGGCTGTGCCGGCAACCCGCGCGCTCGTGCTCGACCTATAACTGAAAGCTCGAAGAAGTGGGCCCGACACCCGCTTGATGAGCCCAATTTCCCGCAGCCTTGAAGGGCAAGTGCGCTCAAGATCGCAACGCTTAACGATCCTCGATCTTAGGAAACGGTGTAAGCATGATCTCACTGCCGTAATAGAGCGGATATCGCAACGGCTCGCCTGGCAGGTTCATTTGGTCAGCACCTTCTTCAGGAAATGCAGAGCCGTGTCGGAGCGTCGAACGGTTTTGCGTGGAAGCCCTGCCGGGTCATCGTGGGCATTTGCGCTGCGACGCTCGGTGGTCACGGCCCAAGCATAGCCGGCTTCGCGCACCATGGTGCGATGATGCGGCGACTGCTCGCCATAGGGATAGGCGAAACTGACAATGCTGGTTCCAAATACCGACTGCAGCTTTTCGCGAGACTCGGTAATCTGCCGCCGAGCCTCGTTGGCGTTCATGCGGTCCAAGCGAACGTGGTTCAAGGTGTGCGAACCAATCTCGTGGCCTAGCTCCATCCACCGCCGAAGCTGCTCTCGCCCCATGCATGCAGTGTGCACAACGCCCAGGGGTTGATCCCAGGTGTTGCTGCCGCCGATCTCGTCCGCAACGATAAAGTTCGTCGCCGTGAAGCCGCATTGTTTCAGGATTGGGGCAGCCGTTTCAATGACATTGGCAAAGCCATCGTCAAAGGTGATTGCCACCACCTTGCCATGCTTTTCCCCACAGATGTAGGGCGTTGCATCCTTCAATGACAAACCTTGGTAGCCCAACCTTTTGAGCCATGCCATCTGCTGGGCGAAGTTGCGTGGATGCACGAACATGCTGCGAAAGGGCATCGGCTTTGGCGGCGGAACGGCGATCTGGTGATAAAGAAGGATCGGCACCGACATGTCATGCAGGCCTCCTTGCAGAATAGCTGCGGACCTTTCGCCGATAGATCGGCCGCAGGACCTCGTGGGAGATTCTGTCCAAGACGCCTTTGCGCTGTTTCAGCATGCTCCCGCCCAATTCGTGGGATACTTCCCGGATACCGCTGGGGCGGACGCTCAATGGCGCAATCCCGGTGACCCAATGCATCTGCGCGAATACATCGACCGGCCGGTCAAAGTGCCGAGTGGCTATCAGCAAGCGCTGGGCTGCCTCGCGTGAGACAAGTTGCGCGACCATACCCAAGCCGACGGGGTTCGGTTCGATAACCTGATGATCTCCGTCTTGGAAAAGGACCCGGCCATGCTCGCGATCGTTCCTATAGGGGAAGCGGACGAGCGCGCCATTCTGAAGGGCTCGACGGGCCACATCGAAAGCGGGATCGAATTCGGCGGTGAGTGCGGCGTCGTCCTCCAGGATGAGCCCGGCATGCACGCCGTCCTCAACGATGGTCCGCCAGGCCCGGCGATGTGAAAGAAAACAGGCGACTTCCGCTCGATTCAGCGGAAATGGGTAATAGGGACGATAAAGCCGGCGCCTTACATGCTTGTCCAGGGTCTCCGGCGTTATCCAGCGCTCATCTTCCGCATGTAGCACTGTTACGGGCACCTCCAGTGCTCGGGCGAGCATTTCTACATTCAGTTGTCGGCGAGTAGCGCGGTGTAGATGTATAATATACGCTTTAATATTATATACCGATGTTCGCATCTCAGCCTTCAATCCTCTGTACGCTCCTCTTTATTTCATCTACATGCTTCCTTGATGATATTAGTTTGCACAACTCCAGTGCGTTTCTTATTATGATATTTCGCAGCGGGTTCCGACGTTGTTGTATCTCTTCCTCTTCCCGTGCCTCTTCCAGGAGAGAGCCACCCAGTGATCCGCTGTTTTCGGTCACAAGGTTGCGTTCCGAGGACCACACGCGCAGCTTGAATTCCCAGGGTCGTGAGATGTCCTCGTCAACCGGGCGGAAGATGCGCTTGCGGGACAGCAGTGCGCGGGCGGCGCGGTCATTGATCAGGTAGGCCACCGCTCCATTCGGCGGACATCTTCGGCACACGAATTTTGTGGAACCCAGCGTGGTGGATGCCATGACCGGCTTCGACCTTATGTCGAAGAACTTGATGAGGTCCCAATCTCCCGGGCTCGAAACGGCGTCCTCGATCGCGCCCCGTAAGCGGTCCTCATCGATAACCTGGAAATCGTCTTCCAGAATGAGACCGTAGTCTTTCCGGTCATCGAGAAGTTGTTGCCAAGCTTGTCGATGACCGAGATAGACCGAGATCTCGCCCGACGACATTCTCCGGCGATAGAAGAGGAAATTTAAGAGACGGGAATATTCAGGCGGCACCGAATTGGCGTCTATTCGAGCACCTTCGACAAATTGCCAGGGCAGACCAAGCCTCGCTGCCTCACCAAGGGCATGGGAGTGCCGCGAACCACCCGCAGTATCGACAGTCAGTATGTAAGCTTTTAACTTGAGTTCAACGCATCGGCGCATGACCCCTCCAATGCTGTCATGGAAAGATATTCATAGCGCCCGTTTTGCGGGTAGTCTTAAATGGAATCTTACACTACATCATTTGTGATATAATCATGAAATTTCGCAATTTCTTAACAATCCACATCGAGTTATGGCCAAAATCAAGATCATATCTTATGATTATGATCCCTGTTAGGCATCACTCGAAGAAGCGATGAACCAGCGACCTCTGTTAAAGGTTGATTCCTTGCCCTCCCGCCACCTCGTCGTTGCAACGGCGGGCATTTTCGTCGCGACGGTGCTTCTGGTCATGCTGTTCCAGGAAGCGCCACTGAAGCAGACTTGGATCTATGCGCTGTGCGGACTGACTGTCCTGGTGCCCTATGGGATATGGATCACGGTTCTGCTGCACTACGATGTCAGCCCCCCGCGACCGCAGGGCCTGCTGGTATCGGCGCTGGCGTGGGGCAGCCTGCTTTCCTTCGTCGCCGCAGTCGTTTTCGAAGACGTTTTCGATGCCATTGACGCTCTATTGGGGCTTCCGGGTCTCGACACGATGGTTGTCGCGCCCTTTTGGGAGGAATTTTCAAAGGGTCTTTTCATCGTCCTGCTCTATGTCTGCGCGCAGCGGCATCTGCGCGGACCTTGGGACGGGCTTGTCTATGGGGCGTTGGTGGGCACTGGTTTCGGTTTCGCGGAGGACATTGCTTATCTTAACAACAGTCTATCCGATAACGGTTTCAGCAGCCTCGTGGCGACTTATGTGGTCAGGGAGATTTTCACGGCCCATGCCCACCCTCTGTTCACCGCCGCTACGGGTTTGGCCGCCGGGATGGCTGCGCGGCAGCGGCTATCGCCGGGCAAAGCGCTTTGGTGGATATTTTGGGGCTTTTTGCTCGCATTTATCCTGCACGCGATCTTTGACAGCGCTACTCTGCTTGCCCCGTTTACCCTGATCTTCATTGCACCGGCCTACGGCGTACTATTCGTTATCGCGCTGCGCCGGTTGCAGCGGCGGGAGATCATCCACCGGGACTCTACGGACGTCAATTGATGAACGGCGCCGACAGGCAGAGTGCTCTTAGCGTGACAATACGGAGGTTTTCCAACAGTTGCGGAGTTTCTCCGCAGACCTGGATGTGGCGCAGCCTCAATAGGCCTTCTACCCGCTAGCCGGCACACCGCCAAAAATGATGTTTGTCGCAATCCAGTTTCCGGCGAAATTTGCGGTAAGGACCGCCACAACGAGGCCGCCCCAGAAAGCGGCCAAGATTGCCGTGGCGGCCTTCCAATCCCGGCTCTGATAGAGATGGATCGCCGAGCCGAGCGGCGCGAACACGACAGTCATCACGCTGCTCAGGACACTCGCCCTTGTACCCCTGTCTTTGCCGTCAGCGAATTGCCAAAGCAACGTCCCGATCACGATTGCAGCCGCATGGGCAAGTACAGCCGTGTTGATGACGGGCTCACCGCTCAACCACAGAAGCCAATCTACGAGCGTCCCGGCAAAGGCGATTAGG
This window harbors:
- a CDS encoding LysR substrate-binding domain-containing protein; translation: MEVSACQKCYVTVSFSIMAKRNDIAWLPLNSLRAFAAVRETGSVGAAAQTLKVTHGAVSQHLRGLEDRLQRKLFTRSGNRLAMSPEAEDLADNLLRNFRAIAGDIDHFRRDDNILNITVTPHFAQHWLLPRLGAFLQRHPEIDLRINADATVHDLEQGDFDAAVRHGDGNWPGVNCERLLESRDVVVAAPSVLGSVSVQTPQDLTRLPWILDEDRDIEMSNWFDDHGVAHQAHARIARLPSALTLVAALDGHGVAWLPHVYAAPYLASGRLVQLFSDDRWPARNIRHYYLCWSDSKNRPAFRTFRQWIRRQLAG
- a CDS encoding polysaccharide deacetylase family protein, producing MSVPILLYHQIAVPPPKPMPFRSMFVHPRNFAQQMAWLKRLGYQGLSLKDATPYICGEKHGKVVAITFDDGFANVIETAAPILKQCGFTATNFIVADEIGGSNTWDQPLGVVHTACMGREQLRRWMELGHEIGSHTLNHVRLDRMNANEARRQITESREKLQSVFGTSIVSFAYPYGEQSPHHRTMVREAGYAWAVTTERRSANAHDDPAGLPRKTVRRSDTALHFLKKVLTK
- a CDS encoding glycosyltransferase family 25 protein — encoded protein: MRTSVYNIKAYIIHLHRATRRQLNVEMLARALEVPVTVLHAEDERWITPETLDKHVRRRLYRPYYPFPLNRAEVACFLSHRRAWRTIVEDGVHAGLILEDDAALTAEFDPAFDVARRALQNGALVRFPYRNDREHGRVLFQDGDHQVIEPNPVGLGMVAQLVSREAAQRLLIATRHFDRPVDVFAQMHWVTGIAPLSVRPSGIREVSHELGGSMLKQRKGVLDRISHEVLRPIYRRKVRSYSARRPA
- a CDS encoding glycosyltransferase family 25 protein — encoded protein: MRRCVELKLKAYILTVDTAGGSRHSHALGEAARLGLPWQFVEGARIDANSVPPEYSRLLNFLFYRRRMSSGEISVYLGHRQAWQQLLDDRKDYGLILEDDFQVIDEDRLRGAIEDAVSSPGDWDLIKFFDIRSKPVMASTTLGSTKFVCRRCPPNGAVAYLINDRAARALLSRKRIFRPVDEDISRPWEFKLRVWSSERNLVTENSGSLGGSLLEEAREEEEIQQRRNPLRNIIIRNALELCKLISSRKHVDEIKRSVQRIEG
- a CDS encoding PrsW family intramembrane metalloprotease codes for the protein MNQRPLLKVDSLPSRHLVVATAGIFVATVLLVMLFQEAPLKQTWIYALCGLTVLVPYGIWITVLLHYDVSPPRPQGLLVSALAWGSLLSFVAAVVFEDVFDAIDALLGLPGLDTMVVAPFWEEFSKGLFIVLLYVCAQRHLRGPWDGLVYGALVGTGFGFAEDIAYLNNSLSDNGFSSLVATYVVREIFTAHAHPLFTAATGLAAGMAARQRLSPGKALWWIFWGFLLAFILHAIFDSATLLAPFTLIFIAPAYGVLFVIALRRLQRREIIHRDSTDVN